A stretch of Miscanthus floridulus cultivar M001 chromosome 13, ASM1932011v1, whole genome shotgun sequence DNA encodes these proteins:
- the LOC136500220 gene encoding uncharacterized protein, with the protein MAIPNYTYLKLKMSGPNGVITFESTYEYAYDCDVECVEYAEALVEAESLIVDLERLGSHLPEPKHRARTFEPTKAVKLVPVDPACPDDRALRISATLDIK; encoded by the coding sequence atggcgatccccaactatacctacctcaagctcaagatgtcaggTCCCAACGGTGTCATCACTTTTGAGTCAACATACGAATATGCATACGACTGTGATGTCGAGTgcgtcgagtacgccgaggctctcgtggaggccgagagccTCATCGTCGACCTTGAACGACTCGGCAGCCACCTGCCTGAGCCCAAGCATCGAGCCAGAACTTTCGAGCCCACGAAGGCCGTCAAACTCGTCCCAGTCGACCCTgcatgccccgacgaccgggcgctgaggatcagtgccactctcgacatcaaatag